Proteins from a genomic interval of Eriocheir sinensis breed Jianghai 21 chromosome 20, ASM2467909v1, whole genome shotgun sequence:
- the LOC127001242 gene encoding uncharacterized protein LOC127001242 isoform X1: MAGRVAVIVFLSLGLAIAISHASSEECDTFEEENKKGEREVEENKVDTVYDITSRSSRKSVTLYVKPGQDFQGVSLEVTQVQNPTHVVWFPVDQLYTGTKWVELKMIVRTEGNKKPHHDLYFELKSGDCEKVCKKSSNHYYNMRLRVVAHGSSTWRCEKPRNMNIEDRSRKLPFTTDTTQCKNPPGHNQSDITDPTLKPTTGTTTSPITSTHRGETTPSTASPTAAPTSNLIIIVPVVVVVVVAVVIVAVVVYCRMRQRRSVTSVSETSHPRQPDPATPTRASVHVIENSLYEPFSGPQTRPAARGHQEQVHVIENSLYEPFSGPKTQ, translated from the exons ATGGCGGGCCGTGTGGCTGTGATAGTTTTCCTCTCGTTGGGTCTTGCAATCGCCATCAGCCACGCCTCGAGTGAAGAGTGTGACAcatttgaagaagaaaataaaaaaggagaaagggaagtagaagaaaataaagttgatACTGTTTACGATATCACGAGTCGCAGCAGCCGAAAGTCAGTAACCTTGTACGTGAAGCCGGGACAAGACTTTCAGGGAGTAAGTCTTGAGGTGACACAAGTGCAAAATCCGACACATGTGGTCTGGTTTCCTGTTGATCAGCTCTACACAGGCACCAAGTGGGTCGAGCTGAAAATGATAGTACGcacagaaggaaataagaaacctCATCACGATCTCTACTTCGAGTTAAAGAGTGGTGACTGTGAAAAGGTGTGTAAGAAGTCTTCGAATCACTATTACAATATGAGGCTGCGTGTTGTGGCTCATGGCTCATCCACCTGGCGATGTGAGAAACCACGAAACATGAACATCGAAGACCGGTCCAGGAAGCTGCCGTTCACCACAGACACAACCCAGTGCAAAAACCCACCAGGTCATAACCAATCAGATATCACAGACCCCACCCTCAAGCCAACTACTGGCACCACAACGAGTCCCATCACTTCCACACACCGAGGAGAGACCACCCCATCCACCGCCTCGCCCACGGCAGCGCCCACGTCAAACCTGATCATAAtagtgccggtggtggtggtggtggtggtggcggtggtgatagtggcggtggtggtgtactGCCGGATGCGACAACGAAGATCAGTGACAtctg TCTCAGAGACCAGCCATCCTCGACAACCGGATCCGGCCACGCCCACAAGAGCTTCAGTCCACGTCATtgagaacagtctgtacgaaccttTCAGCGGCCCCCAGACAAGACCCGCCGCCAGGGGACATCAAGAGCAAGTGCACGTCATTGAGAACAGTCTGTACGAGCCCTTCAGCGGCCCCAAGACACAGTAA
- the LOC127001242 gene encoding uncharacterized protein LOC127001242 isoform X2, producing the protein MAGRVAVIVFLSLGLAIAISHASSEECDTFEEENKKGEREVEENKVDTVYDITSRSSRKSVTLYVKPGQDFQGVSLEVTQVQNPTHVVWFPVDQLYTGTKWVELKMIVRTEGNKKPHHDLYFELKSGDCEKVCKKSSNHYYNMRLRVVAHGSSTWRCEKPRNMNIEDRSRKLPFTTDTTQCKNPPGHNQSGITDPTLKPTTATTTSPITSTPREETTNPPDHNPPGNTNYILKPPPPITTPPIPSTPPMSGLIIILSVVMVVVALVLAVVAVVVFFQIQQLVNTLALRDQPSSTTGSGHAHKSFSPRH; encoded by the exons ATGGCGGGCCGTGTGGCTGTGATAGTTTTCCTCTCGTTGGGTCTTGCAATCGCCATCAGCCACGCCTCGAGTGAAGAGTGTGACAcatttgaagaagaaaataaaaaaggagaaagggaagtagaagaaaataaagttgatACTGTTTACGATATCACGAGTCGCAGCAGCCGAAAGTCAGTAACCTTGTACGTGAAGCCGGGACAAGACTTTCAGGGAGTAAGTCTTGAGGTGACACAAGTGCAAAATCCGACACATGTGGTCTGGTTTCCTGTTGATCAGCTCTACACAGGCACCAAGTGGGTCGAGCTGAAAATGATAGTACGcacagaaggaaataagaaacctCATCACGATCTCTACTTCGAGTTAAAGAGTGGTGACTGTGAAAAGGTGTGTAAGAAGTCTTCGAATCACTATTACAATATGAGGCTGCGTGTTGTGGCTCATGGCTCATCCACCTGGCGATGTGAGAAACCACGAAACATGAACATCGAAGACCGGTCCAGGAAGCTGCCGTTCACCACAGACACAACCCAGTGCAAAAACCCACCAG GTCATAACCAATCAGGTATCACAGACCCCACCCTCAAGCCAACTACTGCCACCACAACGAGTCCCATCACTTCCACACCCCGAGAAGAGACCACAAACCCACCAGATCATAACCCACCCGGCAACACAAACTACATCCTCAAGCCGCCTCCCCCCATCACCACGCCGCCCATCCCTTCTACACCGCCTATGTCAGGGCTGATCATAATAttgtcggtggtgatggtggtggtggcgctggtcCTGGCTGTCGTGGCGGTAGTGGTGTTCTTTCAAATTCAACAACTTGTCAACACCCTCGC TCTCAGAGACCAGCCATCCTCGACAACCGGATCCGGCCACGCCCACAAGAGCTTCAGTCCACGTCATtga
- the LOC127001242 gene encoding uncharacterized protein LOC127001242 isoform X4 — MAGRVAVIVFLSLGLAIAISHASSEECDTFEEENKKGEREVEENKVDTVYDITSRSSRKSVTLYVKPGQDFQGVSLEVTQVQNPTHVVWFPVDQLYTGTKWVELKMIVRTEGNKKPHHDLYFELKSGDCEKVCKKSSNHYYNMRLRVVAHGSSTWRCEKPRNMNIEDRSRKLPFTTDTTQCKNPPDHNPPGNTNYILKPPPPITTPPIPSTPPMSGLIIILSVVMVVVALVLAVVAVVVFFQIQQLVNTLALRDQPSSTTGSGHAHKSFSPRH, encoded by the exons ATGGCGGGCCGTGTGGCTGTGATAGTTTTCCTCTCGTTGGGTCTTGCAATCGCCATCAGCCACGCCTCGAGTGAAGAGTGTGACAcatttgaagaagaaaataaaaaaggagaaagggaagtagaagaaaataaagttgatACTGTTTACGATATCACGAGTCGCAGCAGCCGAAAGTCAGTAACCTTGTACGTGAAGCCGGGACAAGACTTTCAGGGAGTAAGTCTTGAGGTGACACAAGTGCAAAATCCGACACATGTGGTCTGGTTTCCTGTTGATCAGCTCTACACAGGCACCAAGTGGGTCGAGCTGAAAATGATAGTACGcacagaaggaaataagaaacctCATCACGATCTCTACTTCGAGTTAAAGAGTGGTGACTGTGAAAAGGTGTGTAAGAAGTCTTCGAATCACTATTACAATATGAGGCTGCGTGTTGTGGCTCATGGCTCATCCACCTGGCGATGTGAGAAACCACGAAACATGAACATCGAAGACCGGTCCAGGAAGCTGCCGTTCACCACAGACACAACCCAGTGCAAAAACCCACCAG ATCATAACCCACCCGGCAACACAAACTACATCCTCAAGCCGCCTCCCCCCATCACCACGCCGCCCATCCCTTCTACACCGCCTATGTCAGGGCTGATCATAATAttgtcggtggtgatggtggtggtggcgctggtcCTGGCTGTCGTGGCGGTAGTGGTGTTCTTTCAAATTCAACAACTTGTCAACACCCTCGC TCTCAGAGACCAGCCATCCTCGACAACCGGATCCGGCCACGCCCACAAGAGCTTCAGTCCACGTCATtga
- the LOC127001242 gene encoding uncharacterized protein LOC127001242 isoform X3, giving the protein MVQRTSCPYTQLPYSQTVAGTEAGMAGRVAVIVFLSLCLAIAISHASSEECDTFEEENKEREREVGENKVDTVYESKSDRKRKSVTLYVKPGQGFQGVSLEVTQAKNSTHVVWFPVDQSYTGTMWVELDMLVKTHTKRNHGPPYVLHFELKSGDCEKVCQTSSSYYYNMRLRVVAHGSSTWRRKKTRNMHIDKQSEELPFTKDTTQCINPPDHNPPGNTNYILKPPPPITTPPIPSTPPMSGLIIILSVVMVVVALVLAVVAVVVFFQIQQLVNTLALRDQPSSTTGSGHAHKSFSPRH; this is encoded by the exons ATGGTACAAAGGACATCCTGCCCCTACACTCAGCTGCCTTACTCCCAGACAGTCGCAGGCACTGAGGCAGGGATGGCGGGCCGTGTGGCTGTGATAGTTTTCCTCTCGTTGTGTCTTGCAATCGCCATCAGCCACGCCTCGAGTGAAGAGTGTGACAcatttgaagaagaaaataaagaacgagaaagggaagtaggagaaaatAAAGTTGATACTGTTTACGAAAGCAAGAGTGACAGAAAACGAAAGTCAGTAACCTTGTATGTGAAGCCGGGGCAAGGCTTTCAGGGAGTAAGTCTTGAGGTGACACAAGCGAAAAATTCGACACATGTGGTCTGGTTTCCTGTTGACCAGAGCTACACAGGCACCATGTGGGTCGAGCTGGACATGTTAGTAAAAACACACACGAAAAGAAATCATGGGCCTCCTTACGTGCTGCACTTCGAGTTAAAGAGTGGTGACTGTGAGAAGGTGTGTCAGACGTCTTCGAGTTACTATTACAATATGAGGCTGCGTGTTGTAGCTCATGGCTCATCCACCTGGCGACGTAAGAAAACACGAAACATGCACATCGACAAACAGTCCGAGGAGCTGCCGTTCACCAAAGACACAACCCAGTGCATAAACCCACCAG ATCATAACCCACCCGGCAACACAAACTACATCCTCAAGCCGCCTCCCCCCATCACCACGCCGCCCATCCCTTCTACACCGCCTATGTCAGGGCTGATCATAATAttgtcggtggtgatggtggtggtggcgctggtcCTGGCTGTCGTGGCGGTAGTGGTGTTCTTTCAAATTCAACAACTTGTCAACACCCTCGC TCTCAGAGACCAGCCATCCTCGACAACCGGATCCGGCCACGCCCACAAGAGCTTCAGTCCACGTCATtga
- the LOC127001239 gene encoding sodium-coupled monocarboxylate transporter 1-like: MGLGVLDMVLLVLSLILSAIVGVYHSVLGRKATPLEYMLGGRTMSPFPLALSLMVGTVSAITIMGNAGEMYAYGTQMWVMDIGMLVGLIAIAKFFIPVMYPLQMVSMYHYIEQRFQSKLLRQATVLLQLVGGYMFIGFLLFPPSLALEKMTGLSLYLNIAIIGISCTLYSTFGGVKAVVYADTLQAFVMVFGVLAIVVQGSLAQGGLDNVLDIAYHGDRIELFNMSLDPYQRHSFWLCLTLGFFYTLSSNGVNQSQAQRYFSTGSVRQAQWVLYYSAVALFILRGLINLSGLVMYAHYKDCDPLGIYKDPTTIPVLYVIQELTKIPGLAGLFVAAVYAAVLSSVSTQVNSMTALLWEDFLKVLPVFRNWTDIKVGYLQKFIVFCSGMVGLVLAIAVSQMGWSFLRTVLAINGALTGPQIGLFMVALFLPWVTAKAASLGFVLSIAFNVMMASGQLTIPKAPFLPLSRDGCPAPPATTTITPNITSDITTTLASITTSVIINATTTAASPPSPVNTPGEWLFGLSYCLNPVWGTVLCMLISLLAGAVTGWNEPSDINEKLINPRMWRIFQRSLKPQAKEWFYENILRRRSSIGHDANDDEEATIEPLNNKTNMISDKEASEEPLNNTTARTIKDAKEHESDAKGVV; encoded by the exons ATGGGTCTAGGCGTGCTGGACATGGTGCTGCTGGTACTGTCACTGATCCTAAGCGCTATCGTGGGCGTGTACCATAGCGTCTTGGGGCGGAAGGCAACGCCACTCGAGTATATGCTTGGAGGACGAACCATGAGTCCCTTCCCTCTGGCGCTGAGTCTCATGGTCGGCACAGTGTCCGCTATTACCATCATGGGCAACGCCGGGGAGATGTACGCCTATGGGACTCAGATGTGGGTCATGGATATCGGGATGCTGGTGGGACTCATCGCCATCGCCAAGTTCTTCATCCCTGTCATGTACCCCCTCCAGATGGTGTCTATGTACCAT TACATTGAGCAGAGGTTCCAGTCCAAGTTGCTGCGGCAGGCCACGGTCTTGCTGCAGCTGGTTGGGGGCTACATGTTCATCGGGTTCCTCCTCTTTCCGCCCTCCCTGGCCCTCGAGAAGATGACCGGCCTCAGCCTCTACCTCAACATTGCCATCATCGGGATATCCTGCACGCTGTATTCCACCTTT GGCGGAGTGAAGGCGGTGGTGTACGCCGATACGCTGCAAGCCTTCGTGATGGTGTTCGGCGTGCTGGCCATCGTCGTCCAGGGCAGCTTGGCTCAGGGGGGCCTCGACAATGTCCTCGACATAGCCTACCACGGCGACAGGATCGAGCTCTTCAA cATGAGCCTGGACCCGTACCAGCGCCACAGCTTCTGGCTCTGTCTCACCCTCGGCTTCTTCTACACGCTCAGCAGCAACGGCGTCAACCAGAGCCAGGCGCAGCGATACTTCAGCACCGGCAGCGTTCGGCAGGCCCAGTG GGTCTTGTACTACTCCGCCGTCGCTCTCTTCATCCTTCGGGGGCTAATCAACCTCTCGGGGCTGGTCATGTACGCCCACTACAAGGACTGCGACCCCCTCGGAATATACAAGGACCCGACAACTATTCCGGTTCTCTACGTGATTCAGGAGCTCACCAAGATACCGGGGCTGGCGGGGCTCTTCGTCGCCGCCGTGTACGCTGCTGTGCTGAG TTCGGTGTCGACGCAGGTGAACTCCATGACGGCGCTGCTCTGGGAGGACTTTCTGAAGGTGCTTCCCGTCTTCCGGAACTGGACCGATATTAAAGTTGGCTACCTGCAAAAGTTCATTG tgTTCTGCTCCGGCATGGTGGGGCTCGTGCTGGCCATCGCTGTGTCCCAAATGGGCTGGTCCTTCCTCCGCACTGTTCTCGCCATCAACGGAGCTCTCACGGGACCCCAGATCGGCCTGTTTATGGTGGCCCTCTTCCTCCCGTGGGTCACTGCCAAG gCGGCCTCCCTGGGCTTCGTGCTGTCCATCGCCTTCAACGTAATGATGGCGTCGGGACAGCTCACCATCCCTAAGGCGCCCTTCCTGCCGCTCTCCAGGGATGGCTGTCCTGcgccccccgccaccaccaccatcactcccaaCATCACCTccgacatcaccaccactttggcctccatcaccaccagtgtcatcatcaacgccaccaccaccgccgcctcgccGCCGTCGCCTGTCAACACCCC GGGAGAGTGGCTGTTCGGGCTGTCCTATTGCCTCAACCCTGTGTGGGGGACGGTGCTGTGCATGCTGATCAGCCTCCTGGCGGGCGCCGTGACAG GCTGGAACGAACCGAGTGACATCAACGAGAAACTGATCAACCCGCGGATGTGGAGGATCTTCCAGAGGTCCCTCAAGCCCCAGGCCAAGGAGTGGTTCTACGAGAATATCCTGAGGCGACGGTCTTCAATAGGCCACGATGCTAACGACGACGAGGAAGCGACTATCGAGCCCCTCAACAACAAGACAAACATGATCAGCGACAAGGAGGCATCGGAGGAgcctctcaacaacaccacggcCCGGACGATCAAGGACGCGAAGGAGCACGAGAGTGACGCTAAGGGGGTCGTCTGA